In Bacteroidota bacterium, the sequence CTATAGCGGTAATACCGAGGAAACCCTGACTACGGTGCAGCTGGCCCATGCCCGTGGCGCACAGGTGTACTGCATTACCAGCGGGGGTGCGCTGGCAGACTTTGCCCGCCAGCAGCAGCTACCCTGCATCCTCATACCGGGTGGGCAGCCACCCCGTGCCAGCTGTGGCTACAGCTTTATCCAGCTGCTGTTTATCCTGCATGCCGTGGGGCAGCTGCCCGACTTCAAGGCAGACCTGGAGGAAGCCGTAACAACGGTGGAATCCTTTGCCGACCACGAGCTGGCACGGGCACTGGCCCAGCAGCTAAAGGATCAGGCCGTGGCCATCTATAGCGGAAACCTGGCCGAAAGCATGGCTATACGCTGGCGGCAGCAGATAAACGAGAACAGCAAGCAGCTGTGCTGGCACCACGTGGTGCCCGAGATGAACCACAATGAGCTGGTGGGATGGGAACACCCGCAGTTTATGACTGGGCAAGCCCAGGTAGTGCTACTCCGCACCCGCTTTGACCACGAACGGGTGCAGCTACGCTGGGGGCTGAATGCGGATATCCTGCGCCAGCGCGGTGCTACGGTGCACACCGTGGAGGCCAAGGGCACAGGCCTGCTAGCCCAGCTGCTGTACCTGCTACACTATGGCGACTGGCTAAGCTGGTACCTGGCCGAGGCCAACGGGGTGGAAGCCACACCCGTAAAGGTAATCGACTACCTGAAAAACGAGCTGGCCAAGTCCATCTAGTTTCTCCACCACCAGCCGGGATGCAGATAGATCGCCCGGCCAGATGCAGCGGCACACCGCAGGCAATAGCCCCGCCGCAAGTAACCGGTGGAGGGCACACAAGCGCCCCCGTGTTCCCGAATAAACTGGCGAGCGGCCGAAGGTCGATGGTCGGGCTGAATTTCCCCCGCCTGAAAAAGTGTACTACCCGAAGGTTCTACAGAACCCTCAAATGGGGAAGAGCAACAAAAAGCTGCTGGGCCACCTCCTCGCGGCAGATCAGCATATTCCGCTCTTTATAGAGATCGCGGACTTGCTCCTTCCGATCAATAGAAATCTCATTCATTTTTCGCAAAAATCCATGCGGCTCAATCTGAAAATATTGGTAGTGAATATGTCCTAAGACCGCTCGAACATTTCTTGCTTCTTCTTCACTATTTACCTCCAGAATTATACTCGGCCTGCATCTCTCCAACACATCCAGCATACCCCTAAATGCCTCAGGCTCATATCCCTATATGTCAATCTTAAGCAGACCTAGATGATGTATGTTCTTTTCTGCCAATAAGTCAGAAACTCGCCGAACCCTTATTTCAGTCTTAACCTCATTCTTACCCACTTGATGCAAAAAAGACCAACCGTTAAATGCTAAAACAGACTCCTCTCTACCTGCAGCAACATTCTCTAACTCAACGTCAAACTTATTAAGTCTGAAATTGGCAGCTGCCCGCTCTGCTATGTTTGAATTTGGTTCGATAGCAATAACTCGCGCAGCAGGATTTGCAAGCTTTGCTTCGAGAGAATAAGAGCCATTATGAGCTCCAATGTCCAAAATGACGGAAGCATCTTTTGTCAACGACCGCCAAATCTCGCGACTCGTATACTCCCAAGGTGTCTTCAGGCCTCCCCAGAAATAACGATTCGATATATGGTCGTTGTAATTAATCATCATGAGCTTATCTCCACCATCCGTAGATATGGAGAATGGCCCTCTGAAATGCAAACGCTGAAAAATGAATTCAGGCGGAGAGATAGGCCTAAGGATGTTTGCCAATGTCCTGCGACAAAAATTGACAATACTATTAATTGTTTTTTTCAAATAAGTAACATTATTGTTTCAAATCCCGGCGAAAGGCTGGCATACCGGTTACGTCCATACCCGTTATCAGCAGGTGTATGTCGTGCGTACCCTCGTAGGTTATCACGCTCTCCAGGTTGGCCATGTGGCGCATGATGGGATACTCCCCGGTTATGCCCATACCGCCCAGCACTTGGCGTGCCTCGCGTGCAATGTGTAGGGCCATGTCCACATTATTGCGCTTGGCCATGCTTATCTGGGCACTGGTAGCTCTGCCCTCGTTCTTCAGCTGGCCCAGGCGGTAGGTTAGCAGCTGTGCTTTGGTTATTTCAGTCAGCATTTCGGCCAGCTTCTTCTGGGTCAGCTGGAAAGAGGCAATGGGCACGTCGAACTGAATGCGCTCCAGGGCATACTTCAGGGCTACGTCGTAGCACTCCATCGCCACGCCAATGGTACCCCAGGCTATGCCGTAGCGGGCACTATCCAGGCAGCCCATGGGGCCTTTCAGGCCGCTTACGTTGGGCAGCAGGTTGGCTTTGGGCACCTTCACGTTGTCAAACACGAGCTCCCCGGTGGCGCTGGCGCGCAGGCTCCACTTATTGTGGATCTCGGGTGTGGTAAAGCCCTCCATACCACGCTCCACGATCAGGCCGTGGATGCGGCCCTCTTCATTCTTGGCCCACACTACTGCTATTTGCGCAAAGGGGGCGTTGCTGATCCAGAGTTTGCTGCCATTCAGCAGGTAATGGTCGCCCTTGTCCTCATAGTGGGTGGCCATGCCACTGGGGTTGCTGCCAAAGTCAGGCTCCGTCAGGCCAAAGCAGCCCATCCACTCGCCACTCGCCAGCTTGGGCAGGTATTTGCGGTGCTGCTCCTCGCTGCCGTAGGCATAGATGGGATACATCACCAGGCTACCCTGTACGGAGGCCATAGAGCGTATGCCACTGTCGCCCCGCTCCACCTCCTGCATGATGAGGCCGTAGGCCATATAGTCCAAGCCTGCACAGCCATAGGCCTCGGGCAGCATGGGGCCAAATACCCCCAGCTCGGCCATCTCGGGTATCAGGTGGGTGGGGCACTCGGCCCGCTGCGCATAGTCCTCTATGATGGGCTTTAGCTTTTCATCCACCCACTTGCGCACACTACTGCGTATCAGCTTATACTCATCGGTTAGCAGGTCGTCCAGCTGAAAGTAGTCTGGGGCGGTGTATGTGGCGGTTTTTGTAGCGGTACTCATGGTTCTTGAAAAGACAATAGATGGGGGGAAGCCTGATTAAAGATCAAGCCCCGGTAAAGACGGGGGTACGTTTTTCCAGGAAGGCCGATGTACCTTCCTTACCATCGTGGCTATTGGCTGTTTTGGCAAACTGGGCAGCCTCTACCTGATAGCCATCCTGGGCGGGATCAAAGGCCGCATTCACACTGGTAATGGTGGCGGCTACGGCCAGCGGGGCCTTTTGGTAGATCTTGCCCAGCAGCGCCAGGGCATAGTCCATGGCTTCTTCCTCGGGCTTCACGGCGTTTACCAGGCCCAGGCGCTCGGCTTCCTCAGCCTTTATCATGTCTCCGGTAAGCAGCAGCTCCATGGCCTTGGTCTTGCCGATCAGGCGGGGCAGGCGCTGGGTGCCCCCATAGCCGGCTATAATGCCCAGGTTTACCTCGGGCTGGCCAAACTTGGCCTTGGGTGTGGCCACACGCAGGTGGCAGGCCATGCTCAGCTCGCATCCGCCGCCCAGGGCAAAGCCATTTACCAGGGCAACAATGGGCTTGGCAAACTGCTCGATACGCGCGAAAAGCTGCTGACCATAGGTACTGAACGCTGCTACCTGGCTCGGCGATAGTGCCTTGATCTCGCTAATATCTGCTCCTGCTACAAAGGCCTTGTCTCCTGCGCCGGTGAGTATGATACCCTGAACGCTGGCATCGTCTTCCAGCTCGTCCAGGGCATCGGAAAGCTCCTGGAGCACCGTGCGGCTAAGGGCATTCAGCACTTCGGGCCGCTGTATCCGCAGCACACAGGTTTTACCGGTTCGGACTAGCTCTAAAACTGTATACGGCATAGCACTGCAACTAAAGTCGTTTAGTGCACAAATATACAAAGGCTTTTCAGACTATATCGGGCTGAGAGACACCATTGGCTAAACATGCGGGGCGCTTTCTTCTTCGGCC encodes:
- a CDS encoding bifunctional phosphoglucose/phosphomannose isomerase, translating into MDPMHELIQQFSVQMRRAIEIGADAELEGGANPIHQIVVLGLGGSAFGAELVRDYGFEHLKSPISILRGYELPAFVGPHTLVIASSYSGNTEETLTTVQLAHARGAQVYCITSGGALADFARQQQLPCILIPGGQPPRASCGYSFIQLLFILHAVGQLPDFKADLEEAVTTVESFADHELARALAQQLKDQAVAIYSGNLAESMAIRWRQQINENSKQLCWHHVVPEMNHNELVGWEHPQFMTGQAQVVLLRTRFDHERVQLRWGLNADILRQRGATVHTVEAKGTGLLAQLLYLLHYGDWLSWYLAEANGVEATPVKVIDYLKNELAKSI
- a CDS encoding FkbM family methyltransferase; translated protein: MKKTINSIVNFCRRTLANILRPISPPEFIFQRLHFRGPFSISTDGGDKLMMINYNDHISNRYFWGGLKTPWEYTSREIWRSLTKDASVILDIGAHNGSYSLEAKLANPAARVIAIEPNSNIAERAAANFRLNKFDVELENVAAGREESVLAFNGWSFLHQVGKNEVKTEIRVRRVSDLLAEKNIHHLGLLKIDI
- a CDS encoding acyl-CoA dehydrogenase family protein; the protein is MSTATKTATYTAPDYFQLDDLLTDEYKLIRSSVRKWVDEKLKPIIEDYAQRAECPTHLIPEMAELGVFGPMLPEAYGCAGLDYMAYGLIMQEVERGDSGIRSMASVQGSLVMYPIYAYGSEEQHRKYLPKLASGEWMGCFGLTEPDFGSNPSGMATHYEDKGDHYLLNGSKLWISNAPFAQIAVVWAKNEEGRIHGLIVERGMEGFTTPEIHNKWSLRASATGELVFDNVKVPKANLLPNVSGLKGPMGCLDSARYGIAWGTIGVAMECYDVALKYALERIQFDVPIASFQLTQKKLAEMLTEITKAQLLTYRLGQLKNEGRATSAQISMAKRNNVDMALHIAREARQVLGGMGITGEYPIMRHMANLESVITYEGTHDIHLLITGMDVTGMPAFRRDLKQ
- a CDS encoding enoyl-CoA hydratase-related protein; translated protein: MPYTVLELVRTGKTCVLRIQRPEVLNALSRTVLQELSDALDELEDDASVQGIILTGAGDKAFVAGADISEIKALSPSQVAAFSTYGQQLFARIEQFAKPIVALVNGFALGGGCELSMACHLRVATPKAKFGQPEVNLGIIAGYGGTQRLPRLIGKTKAMELLLTGDMIKAEEAERLGLVNAVKPEEEAMDYALALLGKIYQKAPLAVAATITSVNAAFDPAQDGYQVEAAQFAKTANSHDGKEGTSAFLEKRTPVFTGA